The following is a genomic window from Terriglobales bacterium.
ACCCGCTGGAGGGCACGAACCTGTGCGCCACCGGCTCGGCCAACGCCATCACCGTGCTGGCCGCGTCCGAGCGCGGCGGGCTGCTGCATGCTCCCGACTGCTATATGGAGAAGCTGGTCGTCGGGCCGTCCTGCAAAGGCAAAGTGGAGCTGGACGCTCCGGTCAAGGACAACCTGAAGGCCATCGCCAAGTGCCTGGACCGCGACGTCGAGGACCTGGTGGTGATCGTGCTCGACCGGCCGCGGCACGAGAAGCTCATCAGCGACATCCGCGCCGCCGGGGCGCGCATCAAGCTGATCGGTGACGGAGACCTCTCGGCGGGCATCGCTGCCGCCGTTATCGGCACGGGCGTGCACGCGGTGATGGGAACGGGCGGGGCGCCCGAGGGCGTGATCACCGCCGCCGCCATGCGCTGCCTGAATGGCGAGATCCAGGCGCGGCTGGTGATTGATCGGCCGAAACTCGAAGCGCGCATCGCCAAGATGGGCATCACCGACAAGAAGAAGATCTACCGCAGCGAAGATCTGGCGCCGGGCAAGCACATCATCTTCGCCGCTACCGGCGTGACCGAGGGCTCGCTGATGCGCGGCGTCCGCTTCTTCGGCGAGGGCACGCGCACTTCTTCCATCGTCATGACGCTCGAAACCGGCGCCGTGCGCTTCGTCGAGAGCATCCACCTGGAGAAGCGGCCGGACGTGAAGGTGCGGTTCTTCTAGGGCAGCTCGCAGGCGGCAGGAGCCAAGAGCCAGACTCAGGGTTTTTGCGACAGCGATTGGGCGGCGCGGCGCTCGCGGTCGGCATCGCTCGCCAGCCCCGCAACCAGAGCACGACCGGCGCTGAGTCCGGGAACGGGCCCAGGTCGAGAACCTAAGTTGATGCAATCGTTAAGTTTTACTGTGTTCTTCTTTGAACAGACTGCTCAGCCTGGACCTGTCAGACTTCTAAAAGACTTGGGGTTAACGCAGGTCCGGTACCAGGCCAACAAGTGGCGAACGGCGGCGGCTTGTTAGGCGCTCTGCTAAAGGTTGCCGCCAACCAATGAGTTAGCCCCTCAGAGGCTCAAAATGGATAACGATAA
Proteins encoded in this region:
- the glpX gene encoding class II fructose-bisphosphatase, yielding MATETKPEFKNHAKKDAATHAVFTKHLEFQLALEFMRVVEEAAIASAKTMGLGDRKRSDHVATEAMRRVMDTVPMRGTIVIGEGERDEAPMLYIGEKVGAAPPQGVDFPEVDIAVDPLEGTNLCATGSANAITVLAASERGGLLHAPDCYMEKLVVGPSCKGKVELDAPVKDNLKAIAKCLDRDVEDLVVIVLDRPRHEKLISDIRAAGARIKLIGDGDLSAGIAAAVIGTGVHAVMGTGGAPEGVITAAAMRCLNGEIQARLVIDRPKLEARIAKMGITDKKKIYRSEDLAPGKHIIFAATGVTEGSLMRGVRFFGEGTRTSSIVMTLETGAVRFVESIHLEKRPDVKVRFF